In Corynebacterium endometrii, one DNA window encodes the following:
- the drmB gene encoding DUF1998 domain-containing protein, with product MAKGRNKKKIEYLASVRRSQLITTYGIGSMLPIEQESFIVLGLDEWPDPFSKYNIDPNTQKPSTEIVEETFSRALGNKRLIQPPSGNSGIPVARFPEYVSCPRCFRLSEWIYIAGKRKDSLINSCKFCMNDGIEADKVQLVTSRFVTACEDGHLQDFPYFAWVHQSTDEEKAQQQVNDSTQHSLSLITSSDDDSLAGISVKCKCGAERSMEGALGEGGLTFRCPGNSPWLNTINGNCEKKQVGLQRGATRVWQAEVRSAISIDRPENPVYSDVLAIAPILRGMDKSSQLRMFREMANSKNQPIELYAAALDEIEGNRTRESDQEIRNAEYRAFVEGKDEITGSEKFVCITKPVESTEARELSLVETAMVPRLREVRALTGFSRVDPKQEKSRMNIELLSNQPQLWVPAIEAFGEGVFIRLSEDAVSQWEVSDFALSRAAKINKAVTNSEETFAVTPRLLLLHSLAHILMQELSLVAGYPASSIRERVFAEENQAGILLYTAGTDSAGSLGGLCALGTEENISQTMRSALETARWCSADPVCGESSAHGVNNRNLVACHYCMLAPEVSCEMLNSYLDRAVLVGTPQNPEGGYFQFQDSVG from the coding sequence ATGGCTAAGGGGCGCAACAAAAAGAAGATTGAATACCTCGCATCCGTAAGGCGTTCCCAGCTCATTACGACCTACGGAATCGGTTCAATGCTGCCGATCGAACAAGAGAGCTTTATCGTACTTGGTTTGGATGAATGGCCAGATCCATTCAGTAAGTACAACATCGACCCTAATACGCAAAAGCCTTCAACAGAGATCGTCGAAGAAACATTCTCGCGGGCCCTAGGAAACAAGCGATTAATTCAGCCGCCATCTGGAAACAGTGGTATTCCGGTAGCCCGTTTCCCTGAGTATGTCTCCTGTCCCCGCTGCTTCCGTCTAAGTGAATGGATTTACATTGCAGGAAAGAGGAAAGATAGTCTAATCAATTCATGTAAGTTCTGTATGAACGACGGAATCGAAGCCGATAAGGTCCAACTCGTGACATCGCGTTTTGTCACTGCTTGCGAAGACGGTCACCTACAAGATTTTCCATATTTCGCATGGGTACACCAGTCCACCGATGAAGAAAAAGCTCAACAACAGGTCAACGATTCGACCCAACATAGTCTTTCCCTCATCACTTCGAGCGATGATGACTCTCTCGCTGGCATTTCCGTCAAGTGCAAGTGCGGTGCTGAACGCTCAATGGAAGGGGCTTTGGGAGAGGGCGGGCTGACTTTCCGTTGCCCTGGAAATTCGCCTTGGCTCAATACCATCAACGGAAACTGTGAAAAGAAGCAAGTCGGTTTACAACGTGGTGCTACCCGAGTATGGCAAGCAGAGGTTCGCTCTGCTATTAGCATCGATCGACCAGAAAATCCCGTCTACTCGGATGTATTAGCAATCGCCCCGATTCTTCGTGGCATGGATAAATCATCTCAGTTGAGAATGTTTCGCGAGATGGCGAATTCAAAGAATCAGCCTATCGAGCTGTACGCTGCCGCTCTCGATGAAATTGAGGGAAACAGAACCCGTGAATCTGATCAAGAGATTCGAAATGCCGAATACAGGGCATTCGTCGAAGGAAAGGATGAGATTACGGGATCAGAAAAGTTCGTTTGCATTACCAAGCCAGTCGAGTCAACGGAGGCTCGGGAACTTTCACTAGTAGAGACCGCAATGGTCCCAAGATTGCGGGAGGTCAGAGCGTTAACTGGATTCTCCCGAGTCGATCCAAAGCAAGAAAAATCCAGAATGAACATCGAACTGTTGTCGAACCAACCACAGCTTTGGGTTCCAGCTATTGAAGCATTCGGCGAGGGCGTTTTCATCCGCTTAAGTGAGGATGCAGTGTCCCAATGGGAGGTTTCAGATTTTGCGTTGAGCCGTGCGGCCAAGATAAACAAAGCCGTCACCAATAGCGAAGAAACATTTGCCGTTACACCTCGACTGCTACTCCTTCATTCGCTGGCCCACATCCTCATGCAAGAGCTTTCCCTCGTCGCTGGATATCCAGCATCTTCAATTCGAGAGCGGGTTTTCGCTGAAGAAAACCAGGCTGGAATTCTTCTATACACTGCAGGTACTGATTCGGCCGGAAGTCTCGGCGGATTGTGTGCATTAGGCACTGAGGAAAACATAAGCCAAACAATGCGAAGCGCGCTCGAAACCGCACGTTGGTGTTCAGCTGACCCCGTTTGCGGAGAATCTTCTGCTCACGGCGTCAACAACCGAAACCTGGTCGCATGCCACTATTGCATGCTCGCGCCTGAAGTTTCCTGTGAAATGTTGAACAGCTATCTCGATCGCGCCGTCCTGGTCGGTACTCCTCAAAACCCCGAAGGAGGATATTTCCAATTCCAAGACAGCGTTGGCTAA
- a CDS encoding helicase-related protein: protein MSETMNRPPSLSERYEAREELAQFVQDDLMGKPGEVIKGYPLDRILCGILHPQMDASLADGELNADIVNETPFTKASDHDFDMDPIIDDFDTEPVSEVTYSNTQKPSSIGITFAINDESDTQSILVSGSATRYVCDGDKADRQSEWRPVTVSTATGYSISVRDRTLYGHTVSDEVPGSNGSLRITYLIRKPVNGRIRVTVTLVNDNQATPKTRKDALCWFRPYIKVQTDQGYFVDGRPEFELNHRDSELQELDFLYRDQQFLAQGHSCSPHWDVKEIDSTDQTSDKVSVIETTLFPSYEVHLASPDAGVYGDVPQFDLLMGRIATERDGGQLHLLANAYEGWIDIRTEDLKAEFDSGKIDEREFEIGQNNLRDAERCLVRIRKGIESLSDDTIWRAFQLMSFAMIQQRTINERLALRDENGIPAVDLNNCRDFEQRWRPFQIAFILINLPALADPRHEDRELADLLFFPTGGGKTEAYLGCIGFSILYRRLIDPNDGGVSAIMRYTLRLLTTDQFDRAARLICALETIRRNQLPDSTVPISLGMWVGESSSPNTLATAEQELRKLVKGTASPDESILIRIRSCPACGETISYLDYKVTDHLQISCPRLSCDFNDGLPLYIVDEDLYALRPSMIVGTVDKFAQMAWRDDVRLLFSLDGKYCVPDLIIQDELHLISGPLGTMVGLYEAAIDTALSNISGTKPKVIASTATIRRANKQVRAVFDREAFQFPPAGITPGDNYFSKTASRGKLGTRRYIGVIAPGTSQASLLVRLYAAVLQAAEVSTASSKAIDPYWTLLGYFNSLRVLGSAYLQAVDDVPKRIEIIAKREGTDPRKNIDSNPPLELTSRVNAGEIITIRKKMEQQNSDAPNIVLATNMISVGLDIDRLGLMVVAGQPQNTSEYIQATSRVGRQHPGLVFVAFNAARTRDVSHFESFEPFHDTLYRSVEATTATPFAARARDRGAHGVLVSAVRLMFELLSSSNGAKEVQAFENEIREKVIKPIVRRAHRVSEFDSDALALETRLNALLDEWIEAAENGYLTGYGKMVNPKRGKPDSTGSLLVQAGQDEDSDRFGIGVPWETLTSLRDVDAETNVYQRVFPRTEDSNRHNKKEHNNG, encoded by the coding sequence ATGTCAGAAACAATGAATCGTCCCCCATCACTTTCGGAACGATATGAGGCCCGCGAAGAATTAGCCCAGTTCGTTCAAGATGATTTAATGGGCAAACCTGGCGAGGTTATTAAAGGCTACCCACTGGATCGCATCCTGTGCGGAATTCTCCATCCACAGATGGATGCGTCTTTGGCGGATGGTGAGTTAAATGCGGACATCGTTAATGAAACTCCATTCACCAAAGCGTCAGACCATGACTTTGACATGGACCCAATAATCGATGATTTTGATACGGAACCGGTAAGTGAAGTTACTTACTCAAACACTCAGAAACCATCCTCTATCGGCATCACTTTTGCCATCAACGATGAATCTGATACCCAGAGTATTTTGGTTTCAGGTTCCGCCACGAGGTATGTCTGCGATGGCGACAAAGCTGATCGTCAATCTGAATGGAGACCCGTTACTGTAAGTACAGCGACTGGTTATTCGATCTCGGTTCGAGATAGGACGCTCTACGGGCACACGGTTTCGGACGAAGTTCCAGGTAGCAATGGCTCATTGAGGATTACATACTTGATCAGGAAGCCGGTAAACGGCCGGATTCGAGTAACCGTAACCCTCGTAAATGATAATCAGGCTACGCCAAAGACTCGAAAAGATGCGCTTTGCTGGTTTAGACCTTACATCAAGGTTCAGACAGACCAGGGCTACTTTGTTGATGGACGTCCAGAATTCGAACTCAACCATCGCGACTCCGAGCTTCAGGAACTCGATTTCCTATATCGCGACCAACAATTTCTGGCACAAGGACACAGCTGTTCACCGCATTGGGACGTGAAAGAAATCGACTCCACAGATCAAACTTCTGACAAAGTTTCCGTGATCGAGACTACGCTTTTCCCTAGCTACGAAGTCCATCTTGCGAGCCCAGATGCTGGTGTTTATGGAGACGTACCGCAATTTGACCTTTTGATGGGACGCATTGCAACTGAAAGAGATGGCGGCCAACTTCATCTTCTTGCGAATGCATACGAAGGTTGGATTGATATCCGTACTGAAGATCTAAAGGCCGAGTTCGATTCCGGCAAGATTGACGAGCGCGAGTTCGAGATAGGCCAAAATAACCTGCGTGATGCAGAGCGCTGTCTCGTGCGTATTCGTAAGGGCATCGAATCACTAAGCGACGATACAATTTGGCGAGCATTCCAACTTATGAGCTTTGCGATGATTCAACAGCGGACGATTAATGAACGACTCGCACTTAGAGATGAAAATGGCATTCCAGCAGTAGACCTCAACAATTGCCGAGACTTCGAACAACGTTGGAGGCCATTCCAAATTGCTTTCATATTGATAAACCTCCCAGCCTTGGCAGATCCGAGACATGAAGACCGCGAGTTGGCGGATCTACTGTTCTTCCCTACAGGCGGTGGTAAAACCGAAGCATATCTTGGCTGTATCGGATTCTCGATCCTCTATCGACGACTGATTGATCCAAATGATGGTGGAGTTTCGGCAATCATGCGTTACACGCTTCGACTGCTAACTACGGATCAATTTGATCGTGCAGCCCGACTCATTTGTGCATTGGAGACAATTCGACGTAACCAGCTGCCAGATTCAACGGTGCCCATTTCTCTAGGCATGTGGGTGGGTGAATCCTCAAGTCCAAACACCCTAGCTACTGCGGAACAAGAACTTCGTAAGCTTGTAAAAGGTACCGCCTCGCCGGATGAATCCATCCTCATCAGAATACGTAGCTGTCCGGCATGTGGCGAAACAATCTCCTACCTAGATTATAAAGTCACCGATCACCTGCAAATCAGCTGCCCTCGACTCTCATGCGATTTCAATGACGGACTACCTCTCTACATTGTGGATGAAGATCTATATGCACTTCGACCATCGATGATCGTTGGTACTGTCGATAAATTTGCTCAAATGGCATGGAGGGATGACGTAAGACTGCTTTTTTCTCTTGATGGAAAATACTGCGTACCTGACTTAATTATTCAAGATGAACTCCATCTGATTTCGGGCCCTCTTGGAACCATGGTAGGCCTCTACGAAGCTGCAATCGATACAGCTTTATCAAATATTTCAGGCACGAAACCAAAAGTCATCGCATCTACCGCTACTATCCGAAGGGCCAATAAACAGGTTCGAGCTGTTTTCGACCGGGAGGCTTTCCAATTTCCTCCAGCTGGTATTACACCTGGAGATAATTACTTTTCGAAGACTGCTAGCCGCGGCAAGCTTGGAACAAGGCGTTACATCGGTGTAATTGCACCAGGAACATCACAAGCATCACTTCTCGTTCGACTCTATGCCGCAGTCCTACAGGCTGCCGAAGTTTCCACTGCCTCCTCAAAGGCTATTGATCCATACTGGACACTTCTTGGATACTTTAATAGTTTGCGAGTTTTGGGTTCTGCATATCTGCAAGCCGTCGATGACGTTCCAAAAAGAATTGAAATCATCGCAAAGCGTGAAGGAACTGATCCCCGCAAAAACATTGACAGCAACCCACCACTCGAACTGACTTCTCGTGTTAACGCGGGTGAAATCATTACCATCCGCAAGAAGATGGAACAGCAGAATAGTGATGCTCCAAACATCGTTCTTGCAACTAATATGATTTCGGTTGGCCTGGACATTGACCGACTTGGATTAATGGTAGTTGCAGGCCAACCACAAAATACTTCTGAGTACATTCAAGCCACCAGTAGGGTCGGCCGTCAGCATCCTGGTCTCGTATTTGTAGCTTTTAACGCTGCAAGAACTCGTGACGTCTCCCATTTCGAATCATTCGAACCATTCCATGACACCCTTTACCGGTCCGTTGAAGCTACGACAGCGACTCCTTTCGCTGCCAGAGCTCGAGATCGTGGTGCACACGGAGTCCTTGTATCAGCAGTTCGATTAATGTTCGAACTTCTATCTTCTTCGAATGGAGCCAAAGAAGTCCAGGCTTTCGAAAATGAAATCCGGGAAAAAGTAATCAAGCCAATCGTTCGCCGAGCTCATCGCGTAAGCGAATTCGATTCAGATGCTCTCGCCCTTGAGACGAGGCTGAATGCACTCTTAGATGAATGGATTGAAGCAGCCGAGAATGGCTACCTCACCGGATATGGAAAAATGGTAAACCCCAAACGGGGCAAACCTGATTCCACTGGTTCGCTGCTTGTTCAAGCTGGCCAGGACGAAGACTCGGATCGATTCGGAATCGGTGTCCCTTGGGAAACTTTGACTTCTCTCCGCGATGTAGATGCCGAAACAAATGTCTACCAGCGGGTATTCCCTAGAACTGAAGACTCCAACCGCCACAACAAAAAGGAGCACAATAATGGCTAA
- a CDS encoding UvrD-helicase domain-containing protein, with the protein MTLLSTSQQAIVERRYSARGLVIAGPGTGKTRAALELMKSIEAQLEAPEERAILFISFSRASVRSAIWAFEDYIASCDLNIDTRTIDSLALQLCSEYEELDDFDTPNPDFENRLRIARDIVLKYQDEVSSDLCHVIIDEAQDVYGNRQAFILEYLKYIPDDCGITIFADPAQSIYSFMENSTSSPKGMISTDESTAWAKFTEKLKALGCSQTFTLSEQFRASSKSQQELIDSITPARVNIGSETSRRILDAAQAGCISVPLENLGSFRPITSSRSALLFRYNFEVLEAFSLLNHSFPKQLELHLSRNDRRQFSPAIALASFELNSPEFTTHKLRDALSPIANTADYRDIDECLDLESNRTMSWQKCAIELLPIHRQKPSSAETALVVSTIHQSKGQEFELVGIHDPERLVAGEHVEEELLFVALSRARQKTFAVSHQFERYSTRWNRWIQLKKSYRYSRDFVSAISVLPVDLEVNANPETQDFLRSLDQNKKHFVDFRAHHLGGTSPIYWCLIDGHPIGHASEGFTNIIQDLSTGSEWPELSPVPIDGFETRFHGSGSEITPVLAARPCGISSITYRKRN; encoded by the coding sequence ATGACGTTGCTTTCTACTTCACAACAAGCGATTGTTGAAAGACGTTACAGTGCTCGTGGGCTCGTTATTGCCGGACCTGGAACGGGCAAGACTCGCGCTGCACTCGAACTCATGAAAAGTATCGAAGCACAGCTGGAGGCACCTGAGGAACGAGCAATCTTGTTCATCTCATTCTCGAGGGCCTCGGTTCGAAGTGCAATCTGGGCATTTGAGGATTACATCGCCTCATGTGATCTCAATATTGATACCAGGACAATCGACTCACTAGCCCTCCAGCTTTGCAGTGAATATGAAGAACTAGACGACTTCGACACACCGAATCCAGATTTCGAAAATCGGCTTAGAATCGCTCGCGATATTGTGCTGAAATATCAAGACGAAGTTTCTTCTGACCTATGTCACGTGATTATCGATGAAGCACAGGACGTATATGGAAATCGTCAGGCATTTATTCTCGAATACCTAAAATACATTCCTGACGATTGTGGAATCACAATCTTTGCTGACCCCGCGCAATCAATCTATTCCTTTATGGAGAATTCCACTTCAAGTCCCAAAGGAATGATTTCTACTGATGAATCGACGGCATGGGCGAAGTTCACAGAGAAGCTCAAAGCTTTGGGATGCTCACAAACGTTTACCTTGAGCGAACAATTCCGCGCTTCGAGTAAGTCCCAGCAGGAATTGATCGACTCAATTACCCCCGCTCGTGTAAATATCGGATCCGAAACGAGCCGACGTATACTAGATGCAGCTCAGGCAGGTTGTATTTCCGTTCCTCTTGAAAACTTGGGAAGCTTTCGACCGATTACCTCTAGCCGATCGGCACTTCTTTTTCGATATAATTTCGAAGTTCTCGAAGCTTTTAGTCTTTTGAATCATTCTTTTCCTAAACAGCTTGAATTACACCTCTCACGAAATGATCGCCGGCAGTTCTCACCAGCTATTGCGCTAGCTTCATTCGAACTGAATTCCCCTGAATTCACCACACACAAATTGAGAGATGCACTCTCCCCGATCGCAAATACTGCTGATTACCGTGATATTGATGAATGCTTGGATCTTGAATCGAATAGAACGATGTCTTGGCAAAAATGCGCAATTGAGCTATTACCAATTCACCGACAGAAGCCAAGTTCAGCAGAAACTGCACTAGTGGTGAGTACGATTCACCAAAGCAAGGGGCAAGAGTTCGAATTGGTGGGCATTCACGATCCTGAAAGGCTCGTTGCTGGCGAACACGTCGAAGAAGAGCTTCTATTCGTAGCGCTATCTCGAGCCCGCCAAAAAACTTTCGCAGTTTCGCATCAATTCGAGAGGTATTCCACAAGGTGGAACCGCTGGATTCAATTAAAGAAAAGCTATCGATATTCACGCGACTTCGTTTCTGCTATTTCAGTTCTTCCAGTAGACCTCGAAGTTAATGCGAATCCTGAAACTCAAGACTTTCTGCGGAGCCTTGACCAGAACAAGAAACATTTTGTTGATTTCAGGGCCCACCATCTGGGCGGCACGAGCCCCATCTACTGGTGCCTAATTGACGGTCACCCTATTGGTCATGCTAGTGAAGGCTTTACCAATATCATTCAGGATTTATCAACTGGGTCTGAGTGGCCCGAGCTCTCCCCCGTACCAATCGATGGTTTCGAAACACGATTCCATGGAAGTGGTAGTGAAATTACCCCTGTTTTAGCCGCACGTCCATGTGGTATTAGTTCGATTACTTATAGAAAGCGGAACTGA